A region of uncultured Carboxylicivirga sp. DNA encodes the following proteins:
- a CDS encoding DEAD/DEAH box helicase family protein, which produces MKEFPHNIQFKYNWRRYQKRVLDELEEHLDDNHLHVIAPPGSGKTVLGLEVALRLNKPTLIFAPTVAIRNQWIQRFCELFLQVEIEPEWISRDIKNPGFLTVVTYQALHAACTSTVIVEDELIEEESDSDITEKAIRSIDTKEIVKKLRKQNIGTIVVDEAHHLKNEWWKSLDAIKKALKPTIVGLTATPPYDVTYSEWQRYIDLNGPVDTEISVPELVVENDLCPHQDYIYLSEPTEEENKLIVDQRAKAIQIFEDLKKDNTLIEAIMAHPIYQFPDKNLDWIYNNLECYSSVLIFLNAVGKIITENHLEVIGDKKFKVPLLNFEWIEILLTFYLFGDKEKFSAYENHQEKLSNKLKRNGLLDRRTISFRHNQRINRSLNTSLSKLQSIDKIIDIEHNTLGSNLRMVILTDYIRKEFLTTDSSNQLVLNKIGVLPIFEQLRRTNDRNMKLGILSGSLIIIPESALTPLTDAAAKMQVESISHTPLPYDTSFVIIDTNEKIKHNIVHLVTGIFESGEIEVLIGTKSLLGEGWDAPTINSLILASFIGSYVLSNQMRGRAIRSDRENPDKTGNIWHLACVDSTAQDGGDDLQLMKRRFKSFVGVSNNEKNTIENGINRLHLPDTFLNNAIESYNDEIIQKAGQRDLLKQKWKEALLNGTELTEEIKVPFPEEKEYKKIKSLYYTKTIANLLGALGASLLTFADGILEGIGRSARQIHSWDDFFRWLMIIGIAGVIFFGRQFYKTFRIFFKYRDISKDIQQIGEALLHTLVKTGTIQTDISKLYVVSSVDSFGAIYCHLDGGTTFEKSTFIKSLQEIISTIENPRYLILRKSMFLKVISQSDYHSVPELIARNKKTSEYFTSQWRRLVGACELIYTRTIEGRKILLKSRFNSLASEFEEKTERINKWR; this is translated from the coding sequence TTGAAAGAATTCCCTCATAATATACAATTCAAATACAACTGGAGAAGATATCAAAAACGGGTTCTGGATGAATTGGAAGAACACCTTGATGATAATCACCTACATGTAATTGCTCCACCGGGGTCAGGAAAAACAGTACTGGGATTAGAAGTTGCATTGAGACTTAATAAACCCACACTAATTTTTGCTCCAACCGTTGCCATTCGAAATCAATGGATTCAACGATTCTGCGAATTATTCCTGCAGGTTGAAATAGAACCAGAATGGATTTCAAGAGACATAAAAAATCCCGGATTCCTGACTGTTGTTACTTATCAGGCGCTTCACGCAGCATGCACAAGTACAGTTATTGTTGAAGATGAATTAATAGAAGAAGAATCTGATAGTGACATAACTGAAAAAGCAATAAGATCGATCGATACCAAAGAGATCGTTAAAAAGCTACGTAAACAAAATATTGGAACAATCGTGGTTGATGAAGCACATCATTTAAAAAACGAATGGTGGAAATCTTTGGATGCGATAAAGAAAGCACTAAAACCAACGATTGTTGGATTAACAGCAACTCCCCCTTACGATGTCACATATTCTGAATGGCAAAGATATATTGACTTAAATGGCCCGGTGGACACAGAAATTTCGGTACCAGAATTGGTTGTAGAAAACGATTTATGTCCCCATCAGGATTATATTTATTTATCTGAACCTACAGAAGAAGAAAACAAACTAATAGTTGACCAAAGGGCAAAAGCAATTCAAATATTTGAAGATTTAAAAAAGGATAACACATTAATTGAGGCTATAATGGCTCATCCTATCTATCAATTCCCTGACAAAAACTTAGACTGGATTTATAATAACCTCGAATGCTATTCCTCTGTTCTTATATTTCTTAATGCTGTAGGGAAAATTATAACCGAAAACCATTTAGAAGTAATTGGTGATAAAAAGTTTAAAGTTCCTCTTTTAAACTTCGAATGGATAGAAATCCTTTTAACCTTCTACTTATTTGGTGACAAAGAAAAGTTCAGTGCTTACGAAAATCATCAGGAAAAGCTGTCCAATAAACTGAAGCGAAATGGACTTCTCGACAGAAGAACAATTAGTTTTAGACATAATCAAAGAATTAATCGTTCATTAAACACATCACTTAGCAAGTTGCAAAGCATTGACAAAATTATTGATATTGAGCACAATACTTTAGGCAGTAATCTAAGAATGGTTATTCTGACTGATTATATTCGAAAGGAATTCCTCACAACAGATTCATCTAATCAACTTGTTTTAAACAAAATAGGTGTACTTCCAATATTTGAACAATTAAGAAGAACGAATGACAGAAACATGAAGCTTGGGATCCTTTCAGGTTCGCTAATTATTATACCTGAAAGTGCATTAACACCACTAACAGATGCTGCAGCCAAGATGCAGGTTGAATCTATATCCCACACGCCTTTACCATATGATACAAGTTTTGTAATTATCGATACAAACGAAAAGATTAAACACAACATTGTTCACTTGGTTACGGGCATTTTTGAATCGGGTGAAATTGAAGTCTTAATTGGTACAAAATCTTTGCTTGGAGAGGGATGGGATGCTCCAACCATTAATTCGTTAATTCTGGCAAGTTTTATTGGTTCCTATGTACTTTCAAACCAAATGAGAGGACGAGCAATCCGCTCTGATAGAGAAAACCCTGATAAAACAGGAAATATCTGGCACTTAGCATGTGTTGATTCAACAGCGCAAGATGGCGGAGATGATTTACAATTAATGAAAAGAAGATTTAAATCGTTTGTAGGTGTTTCCAATAATGAGAAAAATACCATTGAAAATGGAATAAACCGACTGCACCTTCCTGACACATTTTTGAATAACGCTATTGAATCATATAATGATGAAATCATTCAAAAAGCAGGACAAAGGGATTTATTAAAGCAAAAATGGAAAGAAGCCCTTTTAAATGGAACTGAATTAACCGAAGAAATAAAGGTTCCATTCCCAGAGGAAAAAGAATACAAAAAAATTAAATCGCTCTATTATACTAAAACCATTGCAAACCTGCTCGGTGCACTTGGGGCAAGCCTGTTAACCTTTGCTGATGGAATTTTGGAAGGAATCGGCAGATCTGCCAGACAAATTCATAGCTGGGATGACTTTTTTCGTTGGTTAATGATTATTGGTATTGCTGGAGTAATCTTCTTTGGCAGACAATTCTATAAAACATTTAGAATCTTCTTTAAATACAGGGATATTTCAAAAGATATTCAACAAATTGGTGAGGCCTTACTACATACATTAGTGAAAACGGGAACCATCCAAACAGATATTTCAAAATTATATGTTGTTTCCTCAGTTGACAGTTTTGGAGCAATCTATTGTCATCTTGATGGTGGAACAACATTTGAAAAATCCACTTTTATTAAATCATTGCAAGAAATCATTTCTACGATAGAGAATCCCAGATATTTAATACTCCGGAAAAGTATGTTCTTAAAGGTTATTTCTCAAAGCGATTACCATTCTGTACCAGAATTAATTGCAAGAAACAAAAAGACAAGTGAATATTTTACAAGTCAGTGGAGAAGGTTAGTTGGTGCATGCGAATTAATTTATACGAGGACTATAGAAGGACGAAAGATTTTACTTAAATCAAGGTTCAATTCTCTGGCTTCAGAATTCGAAGAGAAAACAGAACGAATTAATAAATGGAGATAA
- a CDS encoding proline iminopeptidase-family hydrolase produces MKYFVTPLLIIQLLISGCVNNQKENNIVVEKNSYWDYSNSNDQITGGIRMIPIETPKGTFNVFTKRMGNNPRMKVLLLHGGPGGTHEFFESFDGYFPNEQIEYIYYDQLESYYSDQPNDSTLWTISHFVEEVEQVRQALNLDKDNFYLLGQSWGGILAMEYALKYQDHLKGLIISNMVASIPEYEKYAAEILGPQLPPDVYKEIKAFEASEDFGNPKYAELVQQHYYTKHILRKPLAEWPEFINRAFKHLNSNIYIYMQGYSEFGVTGNASLKNWDVSDRLSEIKVPTLMLGGKYDTMDPKYMEWMSTQVQKGRSVTTNGGHVSQYDDPTTYFSGLIQFIKDVDSGKFN; encoded by the coding sequence ATGAAATACTTTGTAACACCTCTGCTGATTATTCAATTACTTATATCGGGTTGTGTGAATAATCAAAAAGAAAACAACATTGTTGTGGAAAAGAATAGCTACTGGGATTATTCAAACAGCAATGACCAAATTACTGGTGGTATTAGAATGATTCCCATCGAAACGCCCAAAGGAACTTTTAATGTTTTTACTAAGCGAATGGGTAATAACCCACGAATGAAGGTATTACTCCTTCATGGTGGTCCGGGTGGTACTCATGAATTTTTTGAGAGCTTTGATGGATACTTCCCAAATGAACAGATTGAATACATCTATTATGACCAACTAGAAAGTTACTACAGTGACCAGCCAAATGATTCTACTCTTTGGACCATCTCTCATTTTGTGGAAGAAGTAGAACAAGTGAGACAAGCCTTAAATCTTGATAAGGATAATTTCTATTTATTAGGTCAATCCTGGGGAGGCATATTGGCGATGGAGTATGCGCTGAAATATCAGGATCATCTGAAAGGACTGATCATATCAAACATGGTAGCGAGTATTCCTGAATACGAAAAGTATGCAGCCGAAATATTGGGGCCACAGCTTCCACCCGATGTGTATAAGGAAATTAAGGCTTTTGAAGCCAGTGAAGATTTTGGCAATCCCAAATACGCAGAGTTGGTTCAACAGCATTACTATACCAAACATATTCTGAGAAAACCATTGGCGGAATGGCCCGAATTCATAAACAGGGCTTTCAAACACCTTAATTCAAATATCTACATCTACATGCAGGGATACAGTGAATTTGGAGTTACCGGGAATGCATCTCTAAAAAATTGGGATGTGTCAGACAGACTTTCCGAGATAAAAGTACCTACACTAATGTTGGGCGGAAAGTACGATACAATGGATCCAAAATATATGGAGTGGATGAGCACTCAGGTTCAAAAAGGACGTAGCGTAACAACCAATGGAGGACACGTATCTCAATACGATGATCCAACAACATATTTCTCAGGATTAATTCAGTTTATTAAAGATGTAGACTCTGGAAAATTTAATTAA
- a CDS encoding TIGR00266 family protein produces MNSHEIDYEIKGHDVQFVEIELDPQETVIAEAGAMLYMEEGIEFEAKMGDGSNPSQGFFGKLMAGASRVITGESLFLTHFTHRGYGKKKVAFSAPYPGTIVPLNLAQLGGRVIVQKDAFLCAALGTRLSMHFNQRLGAGFFGGEGFILQKLEGDGKAFIHAGGTLIERQLNNETLRIDTGCVVGFTDGIDFSVQKAGNLKSMIFGGEGLFLSTLRGTGTVWIQSMPISKLIRAVAPSGKNAGKEDAGGLLNNLFE; encoded by the coding sequence ATGAATTCACACGAAATTGATTACGAAATTAAAGGCCACGATGTTCAGTTTGTAGAAATTGAACTCGACCCGCAGGAAACTGTTATAGCTGAAGCAGGCGCCATGCTTTACATGGAAGAAGGAATTGAGTTTGAAGCCAAGATGGGCGATGGCTCCAATCCGTCGCAAGGATTTTTTGGTAAACTGATGGCTGGAGCATCGCGTGTCATAACCGGCGAATCCTTATTTCTGACCCATTTTACCCATCGTGGATACGGCAAAAAGAAGGTCGCTTTTTCGGCTCCCTATCCGGGAACAATCGTACCGTTAAATTTAGCTCAGTTAGGTGGCAGAGTCATTGTACAAAAAGATGCTTTTTTATGTGCAGCTTTAGGCACCCGATTATCGATGCATTTTAATCAACGCCTGGGTGCCGGATTCTTCGGTGGAGAGGGCTTTATCCTTCAAAAACTGGAAGGAGATGGCAAAGCATTTATTCATGCCGGAGGAACACTTATTGAGCGACAATTGAATAACGAAACACTAAGAATTGATACCGGTTGTGTGGTTGGTTTCACAGATGGAATTGATTTCAGTGTTCAAAAAGCAGGAAATCTTAAATCCATGATTTTTGGTGGTGAAGGATTGTTTCTTTCTACTTTAAGAGGTACCGGAACAGTATGGATTCAGTCAATGCCAATTAGTAAATTAATCAGAGCGGTTGCTCCATCTGGAAAAAACGCAGGAAAAGAAGATGCCGGCGGGTTATTAAATAATCTTTTTGAGTAA
- a CDS encoding endonuclease domain-containing protein, whose translation MSVSDQVNMFYNAKPHIFEKAKALRKNMTKSELILWDKLKGKQILGLRFRAQHPIDIFIADFYCHPIKLVIEVDGLIHLKQQQIEYDIGREAELSHWNIRIIRFTNQQIETNLDYVIQEITSECKRRLSASQSPLQGI comes from the coding sequence ATGAGCGTGAGTGATCAGGTTAATATGTTTTACAATGCTAAACCGCATATATTCGAAAAAGCAAAAGCTTTACGCAAAAATATGACTAAATCAGAACTCATATTATGGGACAAATTAAAAGGTAAGCAAATACTTGGATTACGATTTAGAGCTCAACATCCAATCGATATATTTATTGCTGATTTCTATTGCCATCCCATAAAACTAGTTATTGAAGTTGATGGTTTAATACACTTAAAACAACAACAAATAGAATACGACATTGGCAGAGAAGCTGAATTAAGCCATTGGAACATTAGAATTATCAGATTTACCAATCAACAAATTGAAACCAATCTTGATTATGTCATTCAGGAAATAACATCTGAATGCAAACGCAGACTATCCGCAAGCCAAAGTCCCCTTCAGGGGATTTAG
- a CDS encoding helix-turn-helix domain-containing protein, giving the protein MYFAENIRFLRQRKKLSQSDLASNLDLTRTTLAGYEKSVQPPFKTLVKFADYFKVSIDALIRYNLQALSEFQLSQIEDGFDIDVTGQKLRLLTVSVDKEGKENIEMVPVKAQAGYTSDYGDIEFISSLPKFSLPFLSQDKTYRTFQIKGDSMLPIPEGSWVTGAYIQNWKTIKDGTPCIIVTREDGIVFKLVYNQIEKDQTLLLVSSNRNYKPYEITANSIIEVWEFVTYNGFEVERGTRL; this is encoded by the coding sequence ATGTATTTTGCAGAAAACATCAGGTTTTTACGCCAACGAAAGAAGCTATCGCAAAGCGATTTGGCCAGCAATTTAGATCTTACACGAACCACTTTAGCGGGATATGAAAAAAGTGTTCAACCTCCATTTAAAACACTGGTAAAGTTTGCCGATTATTTTAAAGTATCCATCGATGCCTTGATTCGTTACAACCTTCAAGCTTTATCCGAATTTCAGCTTTCGCAAATAGAAGATGGTTTTGATATTGACGTAACCGGCCAAAAGCTTCGTTTGCTAACGGTTTCGGTAGATAAAGAAGGTAAAGAGAATATTGAGATGGTTCCGGTAAAGGCGCAGGCCGGATACACATCAGATTATGGTGATATCGAATTTATTTCGTCACTACCTAAGTTTTCGTTACCCTTTCTGTCGCAGGACAAAACCTACCGGACCTTCCAGATCAAAGGTGACTCAATGCTGCCCATCCCTGAAGGATCATGGGTGACAGGTGCCTATATCCAAAACTGGAAAACCATTAAAGATGGTACACCCTGCATTATTGTTACCCGCGAAGATGGCATTGTTTTTAAATTGGTATATAACCAGATTGAAAAAGACCAGACGCTATTATTGGTATCCTCCAACCGCAACTACAAACCCTATGAGATAACAGCTAACAGCATTATTGAGGTATGGGAGTTTGTAACCTATAATGGATTTGAGGTGGAAAGAGGAACAAGATTATAG
- the dinB gene encoding DNA polymerase IV yields the protein MLKSILHLDLDTFFVSCERLMDSKLNNRPVLIGGTSDRGVVAACSYEARQYGIHSAMPMRMARQLCPHATVIRGNSVVYSEFSDAVTEIIKERSPMFEKSSIDEFYVDVSGMDRYVKQTYQWAQELREEIIRETHLPISFGLSTSKTVSKVGTGEAKPNNFMRIENGYEKPFLAPLSVKKIPMVGDQTYRLLRSMGVERVRTVQQMPVELMERVLGKNGTVIWKKAQGIDNSPVVPYYERKSLSMERTFDSDTTDVYKLRAIVIGMAENLAFQLRHDNKITACVTVKVRYSDFQTHSKQKRIPYTSLDHTLIEVVKDLFDKVYDRRVLVRLVGVRFSHLIGGSYQIRLFEDSFKLIKLYQAMDKVRDRYGQQAVVRAMGMNSKVISTMNPFNGQTAIANG from the coding sequence ATGTTGAAATCAATTTTACATCTGGACTTAGACACTTTTTTTGTGTCGTGCGAGCGCCTGATGGATAGTAAATTAAACAACCGTCCGGTGCTGATAGGAGGAACTTCCGACAGGGGAGTGGTGGCTGCGTGCAGCTACGAGGCGAGGCAGTACGGCATTCATTCGGCTATGCCCATGCGTATGGCCCGGCAATTGTGTCCGCATGCCACTGTTATCAGAGGTAATAGTGTTGTGTACAGCGAATTTTCAGATGCGGTAACAGAGATTATTAAAGAGCGTTCGCCCATGTTTGAAAAATCGTCGATTGATGAATTTTATGTGGATGTGAGTGGAATGGATCGCTACGTAAAACAGACTTATCAATGGGCACAGGAGTTACGTGAGGAGATTATCAGGGAGACGCATCTGCCCATTTCGTTTGGGTTGTCAACCAGTAAAACGGTTTCGAAGGTAGGAACGGGCGAGGCTAAACCTAACAATTTTATGCGTATCGAAAATGGTTATGAAAAGCCTTTTCTGGCTCCTTTATCGGTAAAGAAAATACCCATGGTAGGCGATCAGACTTATCGTTTGTTGCGAAGCATGGGAGTGGAGCGGGTACGAACGGTTCAACAAATGCCTGTTGAACTGATGGAACGTGTGCTGGGAAAAAACGGCACTGTTATCTGGAAAAAGGCTCAGGGCATAGATAATTCACCAGTGGTACCATATTACGAGCGTAAATCACTTTCGATGGAGCGTACTTTCGATAGTGATACCACCGATGTGTATAAACTGCGGGCCATTGTTATCGGAATGGCTGAGAATCTGGCTTTTCAGCTGCGGCATGACAATAAAATTACGGCTTGTGTAACGGTAAAGGTGCGTTACAGCGATTTTCAAACACACAGCAAGCAAAAACGCATTCCGTATACCTCGCTCGATCATACCCTGATTGAGGTGGTGAAAGATCTGTTTGATAAGGTATATGATCGTAGGGTGCTGGTGCGACTGGTGGGAGTGCGTTTTAGTCACCTGATTGGAGGTAGTTATCAGATTCGGTTGTTTGAGGACTCGTTTAAACTTATTAAGCTCTATCAGGCTATGGATAAGGTGCGCGATCGTTACGGCCAACAAGCGGTGGTGCGTGCTATGGGAATGAACTCGAAAGTTATCAGTACCATGAATCCGTTTAACGGGCAAACAGCGATTGCGAATGGTTAG